The Jiangella sp. DSM 45060 genome contains the following window.
CCGACCTCGGCCAGCGGCGGCAGGTCACGCAGCCGCCGCCCCCACCGTCGCGCGGCCGGCAGGTCGCCGACGCCGATGCCGGCCGCCGTGGCGACGAACAGGGCGTCGATCAGCTCGTCGGCGCTGTCCGGGGTGAGCGGCACGGTGTCGAGCCGGTCGACGCGGCGACGCGCGGTGGCCGCGGCGGCGAAGGTGTCGCCGGCCCGCCGCTGGGCCGCGGTCAGCGCCTGCAGCGCGGCGCACTCCGCCAGCGGGTCGTCGAGGCGGCCGGCCAGCTCGACGGCCTGCTCGGCGCGTGCGGTCAGCTCGGCCGCCGAGGTCGCGGACCCGGCCGGCCCGGCGGGACCGTCAGGGCCGGCGAAGAACGCGTAGCCGAGGGCGACGCAGTCGGCCAGCGCCACCGCCGCCCGGGCCGCGGGGTCGTCGCCGGCCAGCTCGCGCGCCCGGGCCAGCAGGCCGGCCGGTTCGTCGCGCGGCGGCGGCTCGGCGAACGTCCCGGCCTTGCGGATGTAGGTGGTGACCGCCGTCGCGAGGTCGTGGGCGGCGCCGGCGTGGTCGCCGGCCCGCAGGGAGACGTCGGCGGCGGCCTGCCAGAGGCGGTAGGCGTCGGCGCCGCGCATGCGGCACGCGGCGACGTTGGCGGCCCGCCGCAGCGCGTCGGCCGCCACCGGGCCCTCGGCGAGGGCGGCCGCCTGCTCGTAGCGCTGCTGGGACTCGCCGGCCAGGTTCCGGGTGAACGCCAGGCCCGCCAGCGCCAGGGCCAGCCGGTGGGCGTCGCCGCGGTGTCCGGGACGTCCGGCCGCCCAGCCGAGCGCGGCGCGCAGGTCGTCGGCCACCGCGTCGAACCCGGCCCGCCAGGCGCCGCCGGGCGATGGATCGTCGGACAGCTCGGCGGCCGTGGTCAGGCACCAGCGCAGCTGCCGGGTGCGGGTGGCGTCGTCGTCGCCGGACGCGGCGAGTTGCTCGGCGCCGTACTGGCGGATGGTCTCCGCGGCCCGGTACCGAGTGGCCCCGGCCGAGACCGTGACGCCGAGCAGGTGCTGGTCGGCGAGCCGGGCCAGCCCGTCGACGACCTCACCGGGCTCGAGCGGGGCGAACCCCGCGACCGTCTCGGCGGCCGCGGCGGTGAACGGCGCGACGAACACCGAGACCCGCCGCAGCAACGCGAGGTCGGGCCCGGCCAGCAGCGCCTGGCTCCAGTCCAGCACCGCCCGCACCGAACGGTGCCGGTCGTCGGCCCGGTAGCCGCCGACCAGCAGCCGCAGGTGGTCGGAGAGCCCCGCGACCAGCCCGTCGAAGCCCAGCGCGGGCAGGCGGGCGGCGGCCAGCTCGATGGCCAGCGCCACGCCGTCGAGCTTGCGGCACACGTCGGCGACCTGGTCCCGGTGTGCGGCGTCGACGGTCCAGCCCACGGCCGCGGCACGGTCGGCGAACAGGGCGACGGCGTCGGAGTCGCCGTCGAGGGACAGCGGCGGCACCGAGTAGACCCGTTCGAACGGCACCGAGAGCCGGGCCCGGCTGGTCGTCAGCACGTGCACCGACGGGCAGCGGGCCAGCAGCCGCTCGACGAACGGCGCCACGCCGTCAGGCAGGTGCTCGCAGTTGTCCAGCACCAGCAGGGCGCGCCGGTCGGCCAGGGCGGCCGTCACCGAGTCGTCGATGCCGCGGCCCTGCTGCTCGCCGACGCCGAGCGCGCCCGCCACGGCGGACCCGACCATGGCCGGGTCGGTGACCGGAACGAGGTCGGCGAACCACACGCCGTCGGCGAAGTCCGCGGCGAGGTCGGCGGCGACGGCCAGCGCCAGCCGGGTCTTGCCGACGCCGCCCGGCCCGACCGCCGTGACCAGGCGGTGCTCGCCAACCGCCGCGCGCAGCTCACGGCGTTCCCCGGCCCGGCCGATGAACGGGTTCAGCGGCGCCGGGAGCGCGGCCAGCGCCTGGGTGGTCCGCTCGGCGTGCGCCGCCTCGGCCGCGAGTGTGGCGAGCGCCCGGCGGTCGGGCGCCCCGAGCTTGCGCAGCAGCGATGACACGTGGGTCTCGACCGTGCGCACCGAGATGACCAGCTGCGCGGCGATCTCGGCGTTACTGCGGTGGTCGCCGACCAGCGCCAGGACCTCGGCCTCGCGCGCCGAGATGGCCGTGGTGGCCGCCTGCTTCGACACCTCGCCCAGTATTCCGTACGGGCTCCGTGACGAGACCCGTGCTCGGCACGGATGCGGGCGGGGCCGGCCCGGCGGGAGGCTGGTCCAGCAGGCCCGATCCACCGAGGAGGCAGCCGTGAGCCACGGCATCAAGACCATCATCGTCCCGGTCCGCGACCTGGGCCGGGCCCGGGCGCTCTACGGGACCGTCCTGGGCGTGCCGCCCTACGCCGACGAGCCCTACTACGTCGGCTTCCGGGTCGGCGACCAGGAGATCGGGCTGGACCCGAACGGCCACGGCCACGGCATGACCGGCCCCGTCGGCTACTGCCACGTGGCCGACGCCGCCGCGGCCCTGCGCCGGGCGGTCGAGGCCGGCTGGCGCGTCCGTCAGGACGTCAAGGACGTCGGCGCCGGGCAGCTGGCCGCCGTCGTCGAGGACCCCAGCGGCAACCTGCTCGGCTTCCTCCAGCGCTGACCACACCGAACCGAGAAGAGGAACCCTCATGACCACCATCGATCACGTCACCCTCGAGGTGGCCGACCCCGCGACCGCCGCCGGCTTCTACGCGTCCCTCGGCCTGGCCGAGCGGGTCCGGGTCCGGCCGGCCGACGCGCCGGCGACCGGCTTCAGCGGGTTCACGCTGTCGCTCGTCGCGTCGCAGCCGAGCACCGTCGACGCGCTCGTCGCCGCCGCCGTCGAGGCCGGCGCCACGGTGCTGAAACCCGCCTCGAAGTCGCTCTGGGGCTACGGCGGGGTCGTGGCGGCACCGGACGGCACCATCGTGACGTTCGCGTCGTCGTCGAAGAAGGACACCGGCCCGGC
Protein-coding sequences here:
- a CDS encoding LuxR C-terminal-related transcriptional regulator — translated: MSKQAATTAISAREAEVLALVGDHRSNAEIAAQLVISVRTVETHVSSLLRKLGAPDRRALATLAAEAAHAERTTQALAALPAPLNPFIGRAGERRELRAAVGEHRLVTAVGPGGVGKTRLALAVAADLAADFADGVWFADLVPVTDPAMVGSAVAGALGVGEQQGRGIDDSVTAALADRRALLVLDNCEHLPDGVAPFVERLLARCPSVHVLTTSRARLSVPFERVYSVPPLSLDGDSDAVALFADRAAAVGWTVDAAHRDQVADVCRKLDGVALAIELAAARLPALGFDGLVAGLSDHLRLLVGGYRADDRHRSVRAVLDWSQALLAGPDLALLRRVSVFVAPFTAAAAETVAGFAPLEPGEVVDGLARLADQHLLGVTVSAGATRYRAAETIRQYGAEQLAASGDDDATRTRQLRWCLTTAAELSDDPSPGGAWRAGFDAVADDLRAALGWAAGRPGHRGDAHRLALALAGLAFTRNLAGESQQRYEQAAALAEGPVAADALRRAANVAACRMRGADAYRLWQAAADVSLRAGDHAGAAHDLATAVTTYIRKAGTFAEPPPRDEPAGLLARARELAGDDPAARAAVALADCVALGYAFFAGPDGPAGPAGSATSAAELTARAEQAVELAGRLDDPLAECAALQALTAAQRRAGDTFAAAATARRRVDRLDTVPLTPDSADELIDALFVATAAGIGVGDLPAARRWGRRLRDLPPLAEVGHLATSQLIVADALAGYATDVVAGSGRFLDSWTRAGRPPARGFGPVAAAVAMIHGLRGDDAARADWLAVLDQLGVGPADRAGYSPTLDAIALLHQGRADEALDGLDDGDGGPAPWRTGILLHWHVALAAEAAVLGGRPGAAERLAAARPVVDGNPVAGAIVERASALLDDNGDRLLATAAAFEEAGCPYQRARTLLLAGDATGADALAGLGLTAVRPPRQRPARSPSR
- a CDS encoding VOC family protein — protein: MSHGIKTIIVPVRDLGRARALYGTVLGVPPYADEPYYVGFRVGDQEIGLDPNGHGHGMTGPVGYCHVADAAAALRRAVEAGWRVRQDVKDVGAGQLAAVVEDPSGNLLGFLQR
- a CDS encoding glyoxalase encodes the protein MTTIDHVTLEVADPATAAGFYASLGLAERVRVRPADAPATGFSGFTLSLVASQPSTVDALVAAAVEAGATVLKPASKSLWGYGGVVAAPDGTIVTFASSSKKDTGPATRQVDDLVLQLGVDDVAASKRFYTDRGLTVAKSFGRKYAEFDTGAVTLTLNRRKDLAKVAGVDPDGSGAHGVVIGGADGAFTDPDGFRWETA